A DNA window from Scylla paramamosain isolate STU-SP2022 chromosome 10, ASM3559412v1, whole genome shotgun sequence contains the following coding sequences:
- the LOC135104513 gene encoding mediator of RNA polymerase II transcription subunit 1-like, whose translation MDRSYSSRYTRSDLSSGMASSGTRTGRFLRYSGAHTTTGLDRVAAPSAHEMSYTARKYSSPTYTPGGQRRSGSQENDRARGSQERPTSGRGPSTDRLSSGYSSRRGSSGTDLHSASSSSVYSSLNSASTAKSAARSLYSAGTYGRTSSGTNFASVSKASSKADGSRHSNDRDGDSENKYSRISGATDIPGSSSRQGGRQDTPDRSARDKGNDPGVTHHPPVSAFISGYATLERRNNRRRKDLLPDRKSVDRVLDTSPSFSSLERRSKYGRTYTCDLPSCRTTPVKDYTKELYSKYSSAARGSNSSSVIDNNSNNNSYSRANYNNKSSSSSSSSRSINNTSTNKMNRALSPTSSDGHGPQERERSPSVRAIYEGLARINQALEKHRTDTDSALPGSTSRTVPPPPPPPPPRPSSSSCPRQTREAHTMKAALAASGNRAAGGGSKPTRTRVNKFAPTTEKICIEKQVNVVPHIEIPGEFWGARGEKGCEEEHGEVYTGAAAPGRTNASCLATVAARPEAGLYKYLSGWVALGVGGGGDAAAATDVSCVMTAEDKGVSVAREQRWRLGTAGVSGVLSCAGCTY comes from the exons ATGGATAGGTCCTACTCCTCACGGTACACGCGGAGCGATTTGAGCTCAGGCATGGCTAGCTCCGGCACCAGGACGGGCCGGTTCCTCCGTTACTCTGGCGCCCACACTACTACCGGTCTGGACCGCGTGGCTGCCCCATCCGCCCACGAGATGTCATACACAGCGCGCAAATACTCCTCCCCCACGTACACGCCAGGTGGGCAGCGTCGTAGCGGCAGCCAGGAGAACGACCGGGCGCGAGGCAGCCAAGAGCGACCGACTTCAGGGCGGGGACCGAGCACAGACCGCTTGAGTTCAGGTTACTCCTCCAGAAGAGGCAGTTCGGGCACTGACCTGcactctgcttcttcctcctctgtataCTCAAGTTTAAACTCCGCCAGCACCGCAAAATCCGCAGCCAGGTCCTTGTACAGCGCCGGGACCTACGGGAGGACGTCATCGGGAACAAATTTCGCTAGTGTCTCCAAGGCCAGCAGCAAAGCGGACGGGAGTCGTCATTCGAACGATCGGGACGGAGATTCTGAAAACAAGTATTCCAGGATAAGCGGTGCCACGGACATCCCCGGGTCCTCCAGTCGGCAGGGCGGCAGGCAGGACACTCCGGACAGGAGCGCGCGGGACAAGGGGAACGACCCAGGTGTTACCCACCACCCGCCGGTGTCTGCTTTCATTAGTGGCTACGCAACTCTCGAGCGACGCAACAACCGGAGAAGGAAGGATCTTCTGCCCGATCGTAAAAGTGTTGACCGTGTGCTGGACACCTCGCCATCCTTCTCATCCCTGGAGCGCAGGAGTAAATACGGACGAACATACACCTGTGACCTGCCCAGCTGCAGAACAACCCCGGTCAAGGACTATACCAAGGAATTATATTCTAAGTACTCCAGTGCGGCGCgaggcagcaacagcagcagtgtcatcgacaacaatagcaacaacaacagttacagTCGCGCCAACTataacaacaagagcagcagcagtagtagcagcagcaggagcatcaACAACACAAGCACTAACAAGATGAACAGGGCGTTAAGTCCCACCAGTAGTGATGGTCACGGGCCACAAGAGCGTGAACGTAGTCCCTCGGTACGCGCTATCTACGAGGGTTTGGCCAGAATCAACCAAGCTTTAGAAAAGCATCGCACCGACACAGACAGCGCCTTGCCAGGCAGTACTAGTAGAActgtgccaccaccaccgcctccaccaccgccgcgGCCATCGTCATCGTCATGCCCCAGACAGACCCGCGAGGCGCACACCATGAAGGCAGCATTAGCAGCCTCCGGGAATCGCGCCGCGGGTGGCGGCAGCAAGCCAACCCGCACGCGCGTCAACAAGTTCGCACCCACCACTGAGAAAATTTGCATCGAGAAGCAAGTGAACGTCGTGCCTCACATAGAGATACCG GGGGAGTTTTGGGGGGCACGTGGGGAGAAGGGATGTGAGGAAGAGCACGGAGAAGTGTACACGGGAGCCGCCGCGCCTGGGAGAACGAACGCGTCGTGCCTGGCAACTGTTGCAGCTCGTCCAGAGGCTGGTCTCTATAAATATCTGAGCGGCTGGGTGGCGCTGGGCGTAGGCGGGGGTGGTGATGCTGCGGCGGCAACTGACGTCTCTTGCGTAATGACAGCTGAGGATAAGGGG GTGAGTGTTGCGAGGGAGCAGCGGTGGAGGCTGGGGACGGCGGGTGTGTCTGGTGTGTTGAGCTGTGCTGGGTGTACgtattag